From the Francisella frigiditurris genome, one window contains:
- a CDS encoding AEC family transporter, whose protein sequence is MLSVFNTTFVLFFTIFLGLLLGFSRIFPKGSDKTFIHLVFYVLLPMQLFLSCYHTSVNDLNISYALSYVLAMVIMIFISFIISMKFLKTSFVVSVLNTMSVSQVDGAYFAIPLFIVIFSSAVLTVPLMAIQNIIFFTVSVLIIEVCSSTNIDKRAGIYFVVKRILKVICTNPIIVSSILGFLFGSLKISLNENMFNAFSFLGKASAPIALFSIGLSCSYGLRKLRLDSQLYFICVLSLLKLMLFPFIALGLGVLFGLNHTLLLALVLLCATPTATHNYIIANQYNLGEEANTQTFVVVITTIFSFLSVNFWLYLLI, encoded by the coding sequence TGTTTTTAATACCACTTTTGTTTTATTTTTTACTATTTTTTTAGGTTTATTATTAGGCTTTAGTAGAATATTTCCTAAAGGTTCAGATAAAACTTTTATACATTTAGTTTTTTATGTTTTGTTGCCAATGCAATTGTTTCTAAGCTGTTATCATACAAGCGTTAATGATTTAAATATTAGCTATGCTCTTTCATATGTATTAGCTATGGTTATAATGATTTTTATAAGCTTTATTATTAGCATGAAGTTTCTTAAGACATCATTTGTGGTATCAGTTTTAAATACGATGTCTGTATCACAAGTTGATGGAGCATACTTTGCTATACCATTATTTATAGTTATTTTCTCATCTGCTGTTTTGACAGTTCCTTTAATGGCAATACAAAATATTATATTTTTTACAGTTTCTGTTTTGATTATAGAAGTCTGCAGCTCAACAAATATCGACAAAAGAGCTGGTATTTATTTTGTAGTAAAAAGAATTCTAAAAGTTATATGTACAAATCCTATAATTGTTTCATCAATATTAGGTTTTTTATTTGGTAGTTTAAAAATATCTTTAAATGAAAATATGTTTAATGCTTTTTCTTTTTTAGGAAAAGCTTCAGCACCTATTGCTCTTTTTTCAATAGGTTTGTCATGTAGTTATGGTTTAAGAAAATTGAGATTAGATAGCCAGCTATATTTTATTTGTGTTTTATCCTTATTAAAGCTTATGTTGTTCCCTTTCATAGCTTTGGGGCTTGGAGTATTATTTGGTCTTAATCATACTTTGCTATTAGCACTTGTCTTATTGTGTGCTACGCCGACAGCAACTCATAACTATATTATTGCTAATCAGTATAATTTAGGAGAAGAGGCTAATACTCAGACATTTGTTGTAGTTATAACAACAATATTTAGTTTTTTAAGTGTAAATTTTTGGCTTTATCTTTTAATTTAG
- a CDS encoding efflux transporter outer membrane subunit, whose product MKVRKIIYKGSIILSVTFLTACSFFSPEYERPKTDTPNMWLNEGDTKTIDKQKWDLPKLAWWRLFNDPQLNSFITIALKDNQQLQVAIGNIKQAEAEIEKANYAWLPTASVGGGGFIGQAFGTNVNSSIPQAKQFLSQGTETFGGSLVGVVPSYTINLVREIKIGEVARYSKKMQTELKNTTRLSIITQVAASYFSLVTAKAQLDLQIRKVEEYELLQYFAQKQYDAGAASSLSIKMINQQLESERGKIAGIKNDIVHFENSLSVLMGQNPSKVVSGKTLNEINTSHEVPVNLPAKVLENRPDIAIAEYRLQTANANIGLARSQFFPSIDLTGAFGNATLALAQLATMNAGVWAAEAVAAVPVFNMAILADSDKAKAQFYQGYYEYINTIHKALQDVNDSLSEHSSAKETMKRDMLALEATNEQTIIFNKKYEKGAISKMEFTGASINNTNAQMQVNQTKLKELISIVNLYQSLGSGYDVDNHMNVIESNPAWDK is encoded by the coding sequence ATGAAAGTAAGAAAAATAATATATAAAGGATCTATAATATTATCTGTCACTTTTTTAACAGCATGTAGCTTTTTTAGTCCAGAATATGAAAGACCCAAAACTGATACTCCTAATATGTGGCTAAATGAAGGCGACACTAAAACAATTGACAAGCAAAAATGGGATCTGCCAAAATTAGCTTGGTGGAGATTATTTAACGATCCTCAATTAAATAGTTTTATTACTATAGCTCTAAAAGATAACCAACAATTACAAGTTGCGATTGGTAATATAAAACAAGCTGAAGCAGAAATAGAAAAAGCTAATTACGCATGGTTACCAACAGCATCTGTTGGTGGTGGTGGTTTTATTGGCCAAGCTTTTGGAACAAATGTTAACTCAAGCATCCCTCAAGCTAAACAGTTCTTGTCACAAGGTACTGAGACTTTTGGCGGTTCTTTAGTTGGTGTTGTGCCAAGCTATACTATAAACCTTGTTAGGGAAATAAAGATTGGAGAAGTTGCAAGATATAGTAAAAAAATGCAAACAGAGTTGAAAAACACTACTCGCTTATCAATAATAACCCAAGTTGCAGCTTCATATTTTTCTTTAGTTACGGCTAAAGCTCAATTAGATCTTCAAATAAGAAAAGTTGAAGAGTATGAATTATTACAATACTTTGCTCAAAAACAATATGATGCTGGTGCAGCCTCTTCTCTTTCTATTAAGATGATTAATCAACAATTAGAATCTGAAAGAGGAAAAATAGCTGGCATAAAAAATGATATTGTTCATTTTGAGAACTCTCTAAGTGTCCTAATGGGTCAAAATCCTAGCAAAGTTGTATCTGGTAAAACCTTGAATGAAATAAATACATCTCATGAAGTTCCAGTAAACTTACCAGCAAAAGTATTAGAGAATAGACCAGATATAGCTATAGCAGAATATAGATTACAAACAGCTAATGCCAACATAGGTCTTGCACGATCTCAGTTTTTCCCAAGTATCGACTTAACAGGTGCTTTTGGTAACGCTACATTAGCTCTTGCTCAATTAGCAACAATGAATGCTGGTGTTTGGGCTGCTGAAGCTGTTGCGGCAGTTCCAGTATTTAATATGGCTATCTTAGCAGATAGTGATAAAGCAAAAGCTCAATTCTATCAAGGTTATTATGAATACATAAACACCATCCACAAAGCTCTACAAGATGTAAATGATAGCTTATCTGAACATTCTTCTGCAAAAGAAACTATGAAAAGAGATATGTTAGCTTTAGAGGCAACTAATGAACAAACTATTATTTTCAACAAAAAATATGAAAAAGGTGCTATTAGCAAAATGGAATTTACTGGGGCATCTATAAATAATACAAATGCCCAAATGCAAGTTAATCAGACTAAATTAAAAGAACTAATTAGTATAGTTAACTTATATCAATCTCTTGGAAGTGGTTATGATGTAGATAACCATATGAATGTTATTGAAAGTAATCCTGCTTGGGATAAATAA
- the nadE gene encoding NAD(+) synthase, with product MKIIKNLNIKEYTEKLVNWLKKSCENYPAEGFVIGISGGIDSAVCASLLAKTSLPVTALIMPSENNSDNDKSDALELIKQLKIPYFIVPIQDFYEKFLETTQLFENKENNRQQVIKGNAQARFRMMYLYAYAQQNNRMVVGTDNACEWHMGYFTKFGDGAADIVPIINLKKSQVFDIGRYLDVPKNILNKAPSAGLWQGQTDEDEMGVTYNEIDDFLDGKSVSDGALDRINFWHNRSHHKRRMPLAPDFN from the coding sequence ATGAAAATCATAAAAAATTTAAATATAAAAGAATACACAGAAAAACTTGTTAATTGGCTTAAGAAAAGCTGTGAAAACTATCCTGCTGAAGGATTTGTCATTGGAATTAGTGGTGGCATCGATTCTGCTGTTTGTGCTTCATTATTAGCTAAAACCAGTCTTCCAGTAACCGCTCTTATTATGCCATCAGAAAATAATTCAGATAATGATAAATCTGATGCTCTAGAGTTAATAAAGCAGCTTAAGATACCATACTTCATTGTTCCTATCCAAGATTTTTATGAAAAATTTCTAGAAACTACTCAGTTATTTGAGAATAAAGAAAATAATAGGCAGCAGGTTATAAAAGGTAACGCTCAAGCTAGATTCCGCATGATGTATCTATATGCTTATGCTCAACAAAATAATAGAATGGTTGTTGGAACAGATAATGCTTGTGAATGGCACATGGGTTACTTTACTAAATTTGGCGATGGTGCTGCAGATATTGTTCCTATTATTAATCTAAAGAAGTCACAAGTATTTGATATCGGTAGATATTTAGATGTTCCTAAAAATATACTAAATAAAGCTCCATCTGCTGGTTTATGGCAAGGTCAAACTGATGAAGATGAAATGGGCGTCACATATAACGAAATAGATGATTTTTTAGATGGTAAATCAGTCTCTGATGGTGCTTTAGATAGAATAAACTTCTGGCACAATCGTAGCCATCACAAAAGAAGAATGCCTTTAGCTCCTGACTTTAACTAA
- a CDS encoding HlyD family secretion protein translates to MSEEENKELKQNKFSPKKIAIGLGIIAVTFLGIYGYYLYNKIYPSTDNAYVDADIINISAKVGGYIDTVYVKNNSYVHKGDKLLQIDRSNYELQVAQATATLEEARGQLEAAKEQISIASYNLAKAESSLEMASHMATRYNELFKEGAGSQQDAQKYTDQKTQALKAVEQAKSSLKQAGIQATIAKAQVDAASVGLSNAKLNLSYTSLTAPADGFISNLKIYSGQLIAPGQPLFGFIDDKKWWVNANFKETDIARIKPGQKVSVKLDMYSHTYTGTVDSLSYATGSVFSLLPAENATGNWVKVTQRFPIKIILEDSQKYPLRVGASATVKVDTI, encoded by the coding sequence ATGTCTGAAGAAGAAAATAAAGAACTGAAACAAAATAAGTTTTCACCAAAAAAAATTGCTATTGGATTAGGAATAATAGCAGTTACTTTCCTAGGAATTTATGGATATTACTTATATAACAAAATATATCCAAGCACTGATAATGCTTATGTAGATGCTGATATAATAAACATCTCTGCAAAAGTGGGCGGTTATATAGATACTGTATATGTTAAAAATAACTCTTATGTTCATAAAGGAGATAAACTCTTACAAATCGATCGATCTAATTATGAGCTTCAAGTTGCTCAAGCAACAGCAACTTTAGAGGAAGCTAGAGGACAATTAGAAGCTGCAAAAGAGCAAATATCTATAGCTAGTTATAATCTTGCTAAAGCTGAATCCAGCTTAGAAATGGCATCTCATATGGCTACTCGTTACAATGAGCTATTTAAAGAAGGTGCTGGTTCACAACAAGATGCCCAAAAATATACAGACCAAAAAACTCAAGCTTTAAAAGCTGTAGAACAAGCTAAATCTTCATTAAAGCAAGCAGGTATTCAAGCTACCATAGCAAAAGCACAGGTTGATGCTGCTAGTGTTGGTCTAAGCAATGCAAAACTAAATTTAAGCTATACTAGCTTAACAGCTCCGGCTGATGGATTTATTTCAAACTTAAAAATTTACTCTGGACAATTAATTGCTCCTGGTCAACCATTATTCGGATTTATTGATGATAAAAAATGGTGGGTAAATGCTAACTTTAAAGAAACAGACATAGCAAGAATAAAACCTGGCCAAAAAGTATCTGTTAAATTAGATATGTATAGCCATACTTATACAGGTACTGTTGATAGCTTAAGTTATGCTACTGGCTCTGTTTTCTCTTTATTACCAGCAGAAAATGCAACAGGTAACTGGGTTAAAGTAACACAGCGATTCCCTATAAAAATAATATTAGAAGATAGTCAAAAATATCCTCTAAGAGTTGGTGCTAGTGCTACAGTTAAAGTTGATACAATTTAA